The Candidatus Mycosynbacter amalyticus genome contains the following window.
AAGGTATTCGATGCCGCCGATCAACTGTTGTAGCGGGTAAAACTCTGGCGCATTGGCGGGCGTCGCGGTGCTACCGGCCTGTTTGAGCGCGTCAAGATAGTGCTGGTAATCTGCCACCTGCGCATGAAACGCAACTGCCGACACGACAATCGAGGCTAAGATCAGGGCGCACAACCCAGCCAGCAGCGCCACAAATAGCCCGCTGCGGCGCATATCACGCAAGTCCTTTTTGCCGATAACCCACCATGCCATACTACTCATAGAGTTCTCCCTTGCGCATCAGTTGCGGCGCACAGACAAGCAACGGTACGACTGTCACGCCAACGATCAACGCAAACTCAAGCATTTGTCTTGTAGTGTCGTGATCGTCGGTAAAATGGAGTGATGCCGCGCTCAATTCTTTGTAGTGATCGGTAAACGAAAACGGTTGAAGCACTTGGTGGTTTATTTGAAAGAAAGCACCCTCAGAGGCGGGTTGTGCCGGTACAGGGTTGAGAAACGAGATCGGTTCTTCGGCAGTGCCAAACTGCGGCACAACAAAGGTCACAAGCGCCCACACCAGAATTGGCACGAGCAGCGCCGTCGTCTCGCCCTTGGCACGCATACCGCTCATCATGCCAAGTGCCATAAACGGCAACAGAAACAGCCAGCTCAAGGCAAAAAATGCCAGAAGTCGTCCGGTATTCCCGAGAGAGGTAGCGTGACCTTGGACAATCCATAGACTAAGCCATGTCAGTACCGCAGCAATAACCGTAATTACCCCCAACCAGATCGCCATGCCAATAAAGCGAGCCGCGACATATTGCCGTTTACTTACTGGCCGACTAAATACCAAGTCAAGCACGCGTGATTTTCGGTCACGCACACTGGAACGTACCCCGATCAGTACCGCGAACAACGCCCCGATCAGCGCCATATAGATAACGACATTTTTTACCGGGTCGAGCTGCGGGATTTGGAGAAACGGATTTGGCTGGGTCGTCGCGCCTTGGCGCAAGGCTTCATTGTAAACACTCGTAACCGTTTCATGCGTCAGCCAGCCGATAAAACTAGCGGCTGCGACCATGAACAGAAATACGATCAAGATAAGTTGCGGTAGCCGCTCCCGCCTGGCTGCTTTTATCTCGTGTCGTATCGTCGCCGCGAACATCGTTACCGCTCCGTCGTCGTGTCGATTTGTAGGTAGATATCTTCAAGCGACCCGTTGCCTGCAAATCGTTTGAGCGTATCAGCCAGCGAGTTCTGGTAAATCAGCACACCCGATCTCAAAATACCGATACTCGTACAGGTCTGCGTCACCTCTGATAGTAAGTGCGTATTCATAAAAATGGTGATGCCAAGCTCCTTATTGAGCTTCAAAATAAGATCACGCAAGCTTTTGACACCTTGCGGGTCGAGGCCGGATGTCG
Protein-coding sequences here:
- a CDS encoding ABC transporter permease, with product MFAATIRHEIKAARRERLPQLILIVFLFMVAAASFIGWLTHETVTSVYNEALRQGATTQPNPFLQIPQLDPVKNVVIYMALIGALFAVLIGVRSSVRDRKSRVLDLVFSRPVSKRQYVAARFIGMAIWLGVITVIAAVLTWLSLWIVQGHATSLGNTGRLLAFFALSWLFLLPFMALGMMSGMRAKGETTALLVPILVWALVTFVVPQFGTAEEPISFLNPVPAQPASEGAFFQINHQVLQPFSFTDHYKELSAASLHFTDDHDTTRQMLEFALIVGVTVVPLLVCAPQLMRKGELYE